From a single Thalassophryne amazonica chromosome 7, fThaAma1.1, whole genome shotgun sequence genomic region:
- the rbfox1l gene encoding RNA binding protein fox-1 homolog 1-like: MLSSPTVILQPYGLPIYPQTTACYPSIVQGGPTQEAGPGGGDPTLSQVYAPPPSYPPGGQGPPTSAARLPALDFSSAHPSSEYPEHPQLRVYQGPQHDGADTLASNSTEDALTPVTSDPQSLSVSVSSAGRAGSTGEEDGSGKAQPKRLHVSNIPFRFRDPDLRQMFGQFGKILDVEIIFNERGSKGFGFVTFESATEADRAREKLNGTIVEGRKIEVNNATARVVTKKPQAPLVNGEITASGWKINPVMGAMYAPELYTVASFPYPVATPTLAYRGSALRGRGRAVYNTIRSAAATPTAVPTYPGVVYQDGLYSAEVYGGYPTAYRVAQSASAATAAYSDGYGRVYAAAADPYHHSVGPTTTYGVGTVASLYRGGYNRFTPVLNSSWTEFVKLHEQLIYYRTGGHLLGNGVTSQFHGNLSLRCNQAEGVNTVRLTKYSPAESD, translated from the exons ATGCTGTCCTCACCCACTGTGATTCTCCAGCCTTATGGATTGCCCATCTACCCACAGACAACCGCATGCTACCCCAGCATAGTTCAG GGAGGCCCTACGCAGGAGGCCGGGCCAGGCGGCGGTGACCCCACTCTGTCACAAGTCTACGCCCCGCCTCCCTCCTACCCCCCCGGAGGTCAAGGTCCACCAACATCTGCAGCCAGACTCCCAGCGCTGGATTTTAGCTCTGCCCATCCCAGTTCAGAGTACCCCGAACATCCCCAGCTCAGAGTCTATCAGGGCCCGCAGCACGACGGGGCCGACACGCTGGCATCCAACAGCACG GAGGATGCTTTGACTCCTGTGACCTCTGACCCCCAGTCTCTGAGTGTGTCAGTGTCATCGGCAGGCAGAGCAGGAAGCACCGGCGAAGAGGACGGATCTGGTAAGGCTCAACCAAAACGCCTGCATGTCTCCAACATCCCGTTCCGCTTCAGAGACCCGGACCTGCGGCAGATGTTTGGG CAATTTGGCAAGATTCTTGATGTAGAAATTATCTTCAATGAGAGGGGGTCCAAA GGCTTTGGGTTCGTCACCTTTGAGAGCGCAACAGAGGCCGATCGAGCTCGAGAAAAGCTGAACGGGACGATTGTGGAAGGGAGAAAGATTGAA GTTAACAATGCCACTGCAAGAGTAGTTACTAAGAAGCCTCAGGCACCTCTTGTCAATGGTGAAATTACAG CATCTGGATGGAAGATCAACCCTGTTATGGGGGCCATGTATGCACCAGAGCTCTACACAG TTGCCAGTTTCCCTTACCCAGTAGCCACTCCGACTCTGGCATACCGTGGCTCTGCATTACGTGGCCGCGGTCGAGCTGTCTACAACACTATTCGCTCTGCTGCAGCCACGCCCACTGCTGTGCCCACGTACCCGGG GGTTGTTTATCAAGATGGGCTATACAGCGCTGAAGTCTAT GGAGGCTACCCTACTGCTTACAGAGTGGCTCAATCCGCATCTGCAGCCACAGCGGCCTACAGTGATGG GTATGGACGGGTTTATGCCGCAGCTGCAGATCCCTACCATCACTCAGTTGGACCAACAACAACATATGGCGTTGGTACAGTG GCCAGTTTGTACAGAGGAGGATACAACCGCTTCACCCCCGTACTGAACAGCAGTTGGACAGAGTTCGTCAAACTGCACGAGCAGCTGATCTACTACAGGACAGGTGGGCATCTCCTTGGAAACGGTGTTACCTCCCAATTCCATGGCAACCTGTCCCTGAGATGTAACCAGGCTGAAGGTGTAAATACTGTAAGACTCACGAAATATTCACCTGCTGAATCAGACTGA
- the rps9 gene encoding 40S ribosomal protein S9, producing MPVARSWVCRKTYVTPRRPFEKSRLDQELKLIGEYGLRNKREVWRVKFTLAKIRKAARELLTLDEKDPKRLFEGNALLRRLVRIGVLDEGKMKLDYILGLKVEDFLERRLQTQVFKLGLAKSIHHARVLIRQRHIRVRKQVVNIPSFVVRLDSQKHIDFSLRSPYGGGRPGRVKRKNAKKGQGGAGGADDEEED from the exons ATGCCCGTTGCCAGGAGTTGGGTTTGTCGGAAGACGTACGTCACCCCCCGCCGCCCCTTTGAGAAGTCTCGTCTCGACCAGGAGTTAAAACTTATTG GCGAGTATGGACTGAGAAACAAGCGTGAGGTGTGGAGAGTGAAATTCACCCTGGCCAAGATTCGTAAAGCTGCCAGAGAGCTGCTCACTCTGGATGAGAAGGACCCCAAGCGTCTCTTTGAAG GTAATGCTTTGCTGAGGCGTCTTGTGAGGATTGGTGTGCTGGATGAAGGAAAAATGAAGCTGGATTACATCCTTGGCCTGAAAGTTGAGGATTTCTTGGAGAGAAGGTTGCAAACACAGGTCTTTAAACTTGGACTTGCCAAAAGTATCCACCATGCCCGTGTCCTGATCCGCCAGAGGCACATTCG GGTTCGCAAGCAAGTGGTGAATATCCCGTCCTTTGTGGTTCGTCTGGACAGCCAGAAGCACATCGACTTCTCTCTGAGGTCTCCGTATGGTGGTGGCCGCCCAGGTCGCGTCAAGAGAAAGAACGCCAAGAAGGGTCAGGGTGGAGCAGGAGGAGcggatgatgaggaggaggattAA